TATTCGGCATTAAAATCTACGTTGCGAACTTCGTCTACAAATTTAGTAGCCTTACCTTCTTCGTTGATGACTAATTTGTTATGTACACAATCTAGTTGACCCCCGACAACCAATGAGCCAGAAAAAACAATGGTATCGACGGTTTGGCTTATGTCTATAAAGCCTCCGCAGCCATTTAATTTATTACCATATGAAGAGACGTTTACATTACCTTGTTGGTCTATTTCAGCAAAGCTCAAATATGCAATGTCTAGTCCACCGTTATAAATAAAATCCCATGTCATTTCGTGACGCATACGTGCGCTTAAATTGTAGTGCATACTCAAGTAGTCATTGCTACCGATATAACCATCAAAGACGCCCGTATCGATATTGAGATGTACTAAATCACGTACATCTTCTTCGACTAATAAATTAGATAATTCATTATTTATACCAAATCCAATGCTGACCATATCGCCACTTGTTAAAAATTGTGCCGCCCGTCGTAAGATGACTTTGCGTGAACTCATTTTAATGTATGGTCCAGGCATTTCTAACACTTTATAATGTCCTGATAACGCAGGGTCATAATACGTTTGAACAACTTGTTTATGGTAACGTGGATTGTCGTTTACCATAACATAGTCTACTAAGGCGCTAGGTATAAATACATCTGTTGGTTTAAAGCTACCATCTTCAACAACGGCTTTAACTTGTACAATCACTTTACCGTTATTTCTATGTGCTGCAGCAGCAACACTATATGCTTCGCTAAGATGTGCCTCATGATCCATATAAATGTTACCTTGTCGATCTGCGTAAGTTCCTCGTAACAGGGCTACATCAACTTCAGGAAATTGGTAAAGTAAGTATTCTTTACCATTTACTTCCGTTAATTGTACTAAGTCCTCACTCGTGCGATCATTTGCCTTACCACCCGTATATCTAGGGTCTACCGTTGTATGTAAGCCTATCGTCGTTATTGTACCTGGACTGGCGAAAGTTTGATTACGATAATTCGTCGTCATCACGCCTTGAGGTAAAAAGTAGGCTTCTAGTTCATTATTTTTTATTGCTGAGATTGTAGCGGGTGAGGCTACTATAATGCTTGATATTAAACGTTTTATCATATTACGTTTAATAAATGCGTCTAAATCGACGCCGTCTCCAACGTAATCACTAATATCATTAGCAATCATAATTGTTAAGTTGTCTAGTTGTTGAGTTTCATCATAATAGTCAATAAGATGCTTCAGTATTTCTACTGGTAAATTACCTACTGACAATGCTGAAAGGGCAATGGTGTCATGACTTTTTACTAAATTTTTTAATTCTTTTGCTGTAATAATTTTCATTGCATAACATCACAAGTTCTCATAGGAAGACTGCCTCCTTTCGAATATGTAAGCCCTTACATAGAATATAACACAGTGTAAAATTGATGTAAAAGTTTTAATAGTTCATAATAATAAAAACTTATAATCTAAAGAGTTTTGTTTTAACAAAATTATAAAATGATAGGTATATTGTAAATTTATAAGTATGACAGAGGCAACTTGACATTATGTAACGAAGAACATACATTTAAAGTAATAATTAAATAACCACTAGGGGTGTCATTTTTGCACTGAGATGAGGATGTCCTCAAACCCTTTGAACCTGATCTAGTTGGAACTAGCGTAGGGAAGTGTGTTCGTCAAACTGTAATTTAAGCACTGGTGCTTTATTATATATAAAGATATTTTTTGACGCGGCTTCCATATTCGGAGGTCGCGTTTTTGTTGTTTTGACACTACAAAGACACGTTGGCGTGGCAAATTTTAATTATAAATCAAACTATAGGAGTGAAATATTATGTCGAAAGTGATTTTAGTAACAGGCAGTAGTAAAGGTTTAGGAGCAACAATCGTTAAAACATTAGTGGAGCAAGGTCAGCAGGTAATTATTAATTACTGTCATAGTGAACAAGCGGCACAAGATTTAGTGGCAGAATTGGGCTCTGATAACGCGATTGCTATTCAAGCTGATGTAACTCAACGTGAAGCGGTAGATAAAATGATTGCACAAGGAACTAAACATTTTGGTCAAATTGATGTGGTAGTAAACAATGCGCTCGTAGATTTTAAATTTGATCCCACTGCGCAACAATCATTTACTGAATTAACATGGGAAGATTATCAACAACAAATAGATGGGACGTTAAAAGCTGCATTTAATGTTACTCAAAGTGTCGTGCCACAATTTAAAGAGCGTAAACAAGGTAGTATTATTAGTATTGGCACGAACCTATACCAAAACCCAGTCGTACCTTATCACCAATATACGACGGCGAAGGCTGGATTAATTGGCTTTACTCGCAACATAGCGGCTGAATTAGGTCAATATGGCATTACGGCAAATGTCGTTTCAGGAGGATTATTAAAAACAACTGACGCGAGTGCTGTTACAACGCCTGAAGTGTTTGATATTATTGCGCAAACGACGCCGTTACGCCAAGTGACAACACCAGAAGATGTTGCGCATATGGTTGCCTTTTTAGCTTCAGATAATGCACGCGGTATTACCGGTCAAAATTACACTGTCGATGGTGGCTTAACAATGAACTAAAACATAGTGAGGTAAAGGAGTATATTTTATGGATAAACGTCAACTTCATATTGGAGTGCTGTTAATTGGTTGTGGTCATCATTCTGGTGCATGGTTAATGGAAGATTCTTTAGTTGAGCGCATTGGTGATATTGCGTATTATCAGTCGTTAGCACAACTTGCTGAAAAAGGTTATTTTGATGCTGTATTCTTTGCAGATAATCAAGCATTACAAGTTTCTGATAATAGTGATATGCCATCATTTTGGTACGATCCTTTAATTAATTTAACTGCTATTTCTCAAGTAACCAAGCATGTAGGTTTAGTCGCTACAATTTCGAGTAGTTTTGCTAATCCATTTACAGTGGCAAGACAACTTTTAAGTTTAGATCATATTACGAGCAGTCGTGTAGGATGGAACTTAGTGACTTCGATGACAGATTTAGAAGCGATGAATCATAGTATGGCGAAATTGCCTAATCATTCAGAACGTTACGGGAAGGCAGATGAATTTGCGCAAGTGATGAATAAATTGATGGTGTCATGGGATGAGAAAGCATTAGTATATAATCGTGCTACAGGTGAACTGATTGATGCACAACAAATTAAACCGATTGATCATTCGGGCACGCATTATCATGTGCAAGGACCATTGACGACGCCTCAAAGTCCGCAAGGTAAACCGGTGGCAATGCAAGCAGGTGCTTCGAAACAAGGCATTGCACTTGCCGCTAAATATGCAGATGCCGTCTATTCAGTATCTTGGAATTTAGCACAAGCGCGTAATTATCGCCAAAAGTTAGATGCCCAGTTAGAGGAAATGAATAGACAAGATTACGTTAAAGTTTTTCCAGGTTTAGTAACTTATGTTGGGCGTACTTATGAAGAAGCATTAGCCAAAAAAGCATATTTAGATAAGCAGATGCCAATAGCAAAAGCATTGAAACAATTAAGCTTTTTCGTTCAACAAGATTGTTCAGCATGGCCATTAGATGAACCTGTGCCAGCGTTACCTTCTGTACATGAATTTGAAGGACCTATTGGACGTTATGAAACGATATTAGCTATTATTGAAGAAAAACAACCGACTGTACGTGAATTATTAGGATATATTAGTGCTGGTGGCGGACATTTAACGTTAATAGGAACACCTGAACAAATCGTGGATGAGATGGAACATTGGTTTAATGATGGGGTGGCCGATGGATTTAATTTAATGCCACCTACGTTACCGGAAAGTTTAGAAGATTTCGTAGAATATATTGTGCCGGAATTGCAAAAACGTAACTTATACCGTCACGACTATACGACTACGACGTTGCGTGATCATTTGTCATTACACTAGGTGATGGTCAAAGAATGAATTTACTATAGCTCATCTTAATTTGTAGATGGTGAGTCATAAATACGATGCTCAACAAGAGTCTAGGATATTATATTATCGCTAGACTCTTTTATATTGATGGTAGGTTACTAAAAGGTAAATGCGCCTATATTAAGTTTTCAAACTACATTTATAGCCAAAAAATAAAGTGCTTAGTTGTAATATGAATTTATGAAAGAAGTAAATATATATTCTGATTTAGTAAAAATAAAGCTTCTTACTATCGATATAATTTAATAATATGGTTTAGATATCTCGGTATTTTAGTAATTGTTACGTTGTTTATTTTAAAATAAATTAGCGGTTTGCAGAAAACCATAGATGTAAAATATATATATATAATTGTCGGAATATTCAGCTTATTATATCGAGATATTTATTCATATAAATAGATTAATTTCACAGCAAGAAAGGAACAACAACTATGAATATATTAAGAAAAAAGGATATCACTACAGTAATTTCGCAAAAACATACGAAATTAAAAAAGAGTATGAATACCTTTGATTTAGTTTTCTTAGGTATAGGGGCGATTATAGGAACGGGTATCTTTGTTTTAACAGGGACGGGTGCTTTAAAAGCAGGACCAGGCCTGATGTTATCATTTGTCATTGCAGCTTTAGCATGTTTATTTACAGCTTTATGTTATGCAGAATTCGCTTCTATGGTGCCGATTTCTGGTTCGGCGTATACGTATACCTACACAACGTTAGGTGAGATTTTCGCTTTTATTATTGGTTGGGATTTAGCCCTAGAATATATGTTAGGGGTTAGTACTGTTTCAGTTGGTTGGTCTGGGTACTTCAATTCGTTATTAGTAGGATTAGGTATACATATTCCTGAACAACTAACTGCACCACTCGGCGTTACTACAGCTAATAACGAAAAAGGTATATTCAATTTACCTGCTTTTATTATTGTCATGTTAGTTACGACACTTATTTCTATAGGTATTAGAGAGACGAAAAAAGTAAATAATATAATGGTATTCATAAAAGTTGCTGTAATACTCTTGTTTATTGTTGTGGCAATATTTTATGTTAAACCAGATAATTTAACTCCATTTTTACCTTATGGTTTTTCAGGTGTTTTTGCTGCTGCAGCAACAGTATTTTTTGCATTTATAGGTTTTGATGCAGTTTCGTCTAGTGCTGAAGAAACAATCAACCCTGCTAAGACTATGCCTAAAGGGATAATAATTTCTTTAGTGATTTGTACAATTTTATATGTTTGTGTGTCATTAATAATGACTGGTGTGGTACCGTTTAAAATGTTTGCTCAATATGAAGCGCATCCTATTTCGGCAGTGTTGAAATACACGAATCAAAATTGGATATCGGGTGTTATTGACGTAGGGGCTATTCTTGGTATGACTACAGTTATGTTAGTAATGTTATACGGTCAAACGAGAGTTGCTTACGCAATGTCTAAAGATGGACTCATACCTAAAGTATTTTCAATTGTTAATAATAAAACTAATACACCCTTTATCGCTACGTGGATATTTGGTATCTCAGCTGGTTTATTAGGTGCACTTTTCTCTATAGAAACATTGTCAGAGATGGTAAGTATCGGTACGTTATCGGCATTTATATTAGTATCTGTATCTATTTTAATTTTACGTAAGACAGCACCTAATATAGATAGAAAATTTAAATGTCCATTAGTACCAATAGTACCGCTTCTTTCCATTTTCTTCTGTGCATTTCTAATATTGAATTTAGATGTCACGACTTGGATTAGATTTGTAGTTTGGTTAATCATAGGATTTATAATTTACTTTAGTTTTTCAATTAGAAATTCAAAATTAAATGCTTAAAATGTAGTTTTGTAACAAAATACGCAATGTTAAAAAGGGAGTTAACCCATGGTGTACGTGGATTAACTCCCTTAGTTATATTCTTAATGAATAATTATTTTTATTATATTTTTAAGGATAAGAATAGCAATTATTATAATGATACAACTAGAAAGTTTATTAACAATAACGATATATTTTCCAGTCTTATCTATAGAACCCAACATTTTGCCTGCTACAGCTAAAAATATAAACCACAACCAAGATACAGCAATCGTTGCCAAACTAAATAATACTTTGTCGCCATGTGAATAGAGAGCGGCGTTCG
The Staphylococcus kloosii genome window above contains:
- the fadX gene encoding fatty acid degradation protein FadX, whose translation is MKIITAKELKNLVKSHDTIALSALSVGNLPVEILKHLIDYYDETQQLDNLTIMIANDISDYVGDGVDLDAFIKRNMIKRLISSIIVASPATISAIKNNELEAYFLPQGVMTTNYRNQTFASPGTITTIGLHTTVDPRYTGGKANDRTSEDLVQLTEVNGKEYLLYQFPEVDVALLRGTYADRQGNIYMDHEAHLSEAYSVAAAAHRNNGKVIVQVKAVVEDGSFKPTDVFIPSALVDYVMVNDNPRYHKQVVQTYYDPALSGHYKVLEMPGPYIKMSSRKVILRRAAQFLTSGDMVSIGFGINNELSNLLVEEDVRDLVHLNIDTGVFDGYIGSNDYLSMHYNLSARMRHEMTWDFIYNGGLDIAYLSFAEIDQQGNVNVSSYGNKLNGCGGFIDISQTVDTIVFSGSLVVGGQLDCVHNKLVINEEGKATKFVDEVRNVDFNAEYALSKGQTVYYVTERAVFQLTNSGLKLIEIAPGVDIDRDILANMSFKPIVPDDIGLMDASMFQEHWGNLHKSLGSNS
- a CDS encoding 3-oxoacyl-ACP reductase, yielding MSKVILVTGSSKGLGATIVKTLVEQGQQVIINYCHSEQAAQDLVAELGSDNAIAIQADVTQREAVDKMIAQGTKHFGQIDVVVNNALVDFKFDPTAQQSFTELTWEDYQQQIDGTLKAAFNVTQSVVPQFKERKQGSIISIGTNLYQNPVVPYHQYTTAKAGLIGFTRNIAAELGQYGITANVVSGGLLKTTDASAVTTPEVFDIIAQTTPLRQVTTPEDVAHMVAFLASDNARGITGQNYTVDGGLTMN
- a CDS encoding LLM class flavin-dependent oxidoreductase, with translation MDKRQLHIGVLLIGCGHHSGAWLMEDSLVERIGDIAYYQSLAQLAEKGYFDAVFFADNQALQVSDNSDMPSFWYDPLINLTAISQVTKHVGLVATISSSFANPFTVARQLLSLDHITSSRVGWNLVTSMTDLEAMNHSMAKLPNHSERYGKADEFAQVMNKLMVSWDEKALVYNRATGELIDAQQIKPIDHSGTHYHVQGPLTTPQSPQGKPVAMQAGASKQGIALAAKYADAVYSVSWNLAQARNYRQKLDAQLEEMNRQDYVKVFPGLVTYVGRTYEEALAKKAYLDKQMPIAKALKQLSFFVQQDCSAWPLDEPVPALPSVHEFEGPIGRYETILAIIEEKQPTVRELLGYISAGGGHLTLIGTPEQIVDEMEHWFNDGVADGFNLMPPTLPESLEDFVEYIVPELQKRNLYRHDYTTTTLRDHLSLH
- a CDS encoding amino acid permease → MNILRKKDITTVISQKHTKLKKSMNTFDLVFLGIGAIIGTGIFVLTGTGALKAGPGLMLSFVIAALACLFTALCYAEFASMVPISGSAYTYTYTTLGEIFAFIIGWDLALEYMLGVSTVSVGWSGYFNSLLVGLGIHIPEQLTAPLGVTTANNEKGIFNLPAFIIVMLVTTLISIGIRETKKVNNIMVFIKVAVILLFIVVAIFYVKPDNLTPFLPYGFSGVFAAAATVFFAFIGFDAVSSSAEETINPAKTMPKGIIISLVICTILYVCVSLIMTGVVPFKMFAQYEAHPISAVLKYTNQNWISGVIDVGAILGMTTVMLVMLYGQTRVAYAMSKDGLIPKVFSIVNNKTNTPFIATWIFGISAGLLGALFSIETLSEMVSIGTLSAFILVSVSILILRKTAPNIDRKFKCPLVPIVPLLSIFFCAFLILNLDVTTWIRFVVWLIIGFIIYFSFSIRNSKLNA